A genomic region of Pseudopipra pipra isolate bDixPip1 chromosome 20, bDixPip1.hap1, whole genome shotgun sequence contains the following coding sequences:
- the BRD3OS gene encoding putative uncharacterized protein BRD3OS encodes MSDTLMNGRVPLPEKALSEGYARLRYRDTSLLIWQQQQQKLESAPPNTYLSRSRSMWYSQYGNEAILVRDKNKLDVSRDTGQSKFCAIM; translated from the coding sequence ATGAGTGACACACTAATGAACGGGAGGGTGCCCCTGCCCGAGAAGGCCTTGTCCGAGGGCTACGCGCGGCTGCGCTACAGGGACACCTCTCTGCTcatctggcagcagcagcagcagaaactggAATCGGCTCCTCCCAACACGTACCTGAGCCGGAGCCGGAGCATGTGGTACTCGCAGTACGGCAATGAGGCCATCCTGGTGCGGGACAAAAACAAGCTGGATGTCTCCAGGGACACGGGGCAGTCCAAGTTTTGTGCCATTATGTGA